GTCGAAGGCCGGCCAGAGTCACTCCGCTACGGTCGTCGTCGTTCCAGTTCGTTCGACGATGAAAAACAGGTGACTGAACGATGAATCCGCATCATCTCTGTTGCCGTGCCAGTGTTCTTCTCCCGGTGGGAACAGGATCAAATCGCCTTCGGTAACCGTTCGTTCTTCCTCTCGATTACCCACGACGCCGGTCCCTTCCGTCACGTACAGGAGTTGTATCCCGTCGTGTGTGTGGAACTTCGTTCGTTCCCCCGGTCGAAAGGTTACTTCCGACGACCGAACGGTGGTGTCATCGAATTCGCTCGCGAGCCCTTCCCGGAGGAGTGCTGCCGATTCCTGGACTTCGCCGTCCATCTCTTGCGGTTCGGTCGATGGTATGCTAGTTACTTCCATGCCCGTACCTCTTTTTCGACAGTCGGGTTAAAACGTTCTGGATGTCGGAATCGGAGGGGGACCGCCAGGATTCGGCGACGGGAATACGACCTCTAGGCTCCAACACGAACGCCGACGTAGCTGCCGAGTGGGAAGGTGTCCCGTTGGAGGTGCCAGTTCGCGGGTGTGTTCTCTGGGTTTTGCAGAGCCGTCATCGATCTCTCGTGACCCGGTCGAAACACCTGTGATGAGTTGTCCGAAGCGGGCAGGTCCGACGTAATAGCCTCCCTGTCGGTTCACTGGCCTGTTCTAGCCCGATTTCAGGGAACCACGGGACCGACGGAGGGGAGGCCAATACGTCCAGCACGTTCTCGAAGTGCCAGGTTCGGAACCCCGCGACACCGAGCATCGGACCGCCTCGGTCAGTACTTCTTGAAGAGGCGATTCAGCGTGACCAGGACGAACGAAACGGCGAAAAGGACGACGAGCACGACGAACGTCCGGTGCCATCCAACGAGGTCCGCGAGCGCACCGACGCCGATCGATCCGGTCGATCCTCCGACCACGTAGACCGTCCGAAAGACGCCGAACCCGGCGTTCCGTTCCCCTTCGGACAGGCTATCGAGTATCTTCGGCTCCTGCGCCGCGAAGAAGCTGTTTCCGATCCCGAAGAGGAGGACGGCGGCGCCGATGACGAGGTAGTCGGGACCGGCGAGAAACAGGACGAGACCGACGGTACCCGACAGCAAACACCCGCTCACCACGGAATCACGATCGAAGCGATCCGAGATTGCACCCACCCCGATCTGCGCTCCACCCCTGACGACGAAATACGCCGAGAATACCGCACCAGCCAACGTGGGCGAGTAGCCGTGAAACTCGACGAGAAACGTCGGGAGGAACGAGATGAGTCCGTTGATGACGAACATCGCGATGACCGCGACGAGCGCGGAGAACACGATCACCGGCCGCCAGAGAAACGATACGAACAGCCCGACGCCCGCTCGCTCCTCCGAACGACGCGGCGGGGTCGGATTCACCCTCCAGAGGAACAGTACGAATATCGGTACGGCGACGAGAACGACGAGCGCGACCGCGGGCCGCCAGCCGTAGCGAACGCCGATCCAGGCAGAGGCGATCGGCGCGATCAGTCCGGCGGCCGGAGCGCCCAGCGAGTGGAGCCCGATCGCGGTGCCGATGTCGTCGTAGGTGCGTGAGAGCAACGTCGATGCAACGGTGTAGTGTAATCCGGCGACCCCACCGATACCGACGAGACCCAGAAAGAGGACGGGAAAGAGCGGTGCGATACCGGCGATAAAACTCAGTACCGCCGTACCGCCGACTGAGACGAGGATGATACGCTTCTCTCCGAACCGATCCGCGAGGACACCGCTCGGATACTGCGTCAGACCGTAGGCGATCCACATCCCCGACAGCGCGATCCCGATCTGCGTGTTCGAGATCGTGAAATCGTCCGTAATGAACGGGACCACCGGGCTGATCGCGACTCTCGCGAAGTAGGTCACGAAGAACGCGAACGTACACAAAACGAGTACGGTGTCACGATACTGCCATCGCATCTATAACTACCTGCGGTTGCCATTCGCACTGCCCCACTTGACTCTACTGGAGTCGGAGATAGACGAAGCAGCCGGTCCGCGGATCGTAGCGCTCTCGAACGGATGGTTCAACTCGGGTTCTCTGAAATAAACGAAGGCGCCGTGTTGAATACCTCCTCTCGTTTTTCACGACGTCGCTGTCGAGCATCCGAGACCTGCTCGAACAGCTCCGAGATACAGGGCGCGTATCTCGTACGTTCCGTCCCACGAGAGCGTCATGACGATACCACACGGCCCTAGAAGTGAAGATCTCTCGCGGGAATTCGGGTAGCGCTTCTCGGGTGAGTCAACTCCGTGTAGATTCTCGGACGCCATCCAGAAACTCACAGAGAAGCTCGGTGACGCGTTCTGGTGCTTCCTGTTGCACCCAGTGACCAGCGCCTTCGACGAGGGTACAGCGACGCATGTCGGTACAGACCGAATCCTGCATTCGTTCGACGGTACCAGGTTTTTGGTAGACTCCCCAGTCGCGTCGACCCGCTATAAACGCCGACGGCACGTCGAGGGTCCGGTCACCGAACACCTGGAGGTCGCGTTGATACCGCAGATCGGTTCTGCATCGATACCATTGAAGTCCGCCCTGAAAGCCCGTCCGTCCGTATTCGGAGCTATATACGCGGAGCTCTTCGTCGGTAAGCCATCGACACGAGCGAATCTGTTTCTCGGAGGGCATATACGGGGCCACCGTTTCAGCCATCCCCCTGTGGCGATCCATGACGTAGTACGTCGGCAGGTTCGCGAGCTGGTCGGCAGTCCAGCTCTGTAACGGCCGTGGGTCATTTCCTTCCCAGTCGGCACTTTTGTAGTGAAAGTACGCTCGTAGGAAATCGTGAACGCCCTGCGGACAGTTCGACATGTCGTGATTGGCCGTTCGCGTCGAGTAATACCACTGATAGTGCTTGCGAGGCCGTGGGAGCCGTCCGAGTTCCTCGTTCATCTCTTCGATGTCTGTTTCGACCCCGGACGATAGCTCGGGCGGCCCGCCGAACGGCGCACTCATGAGTACTGTCGTCCGAAACACGTCGGGCCGGAGCAGCGAACACCAAGCGGCGACGTGAGCCCCCGAATCGTGTCCGATCACCCCGGCGACGGACTCTCGCCCCAGGGCGTCGACGAGGCCGAGGACGTCTCGGACACGATTCACCATCCGGAAAGAGGCGAGGTCCCCGTCATAGGACCCATCCCACCCGGTCGTGCGGCCGAATCCCCGTTGATCCGGGGCGACGACGTGGTAGCCGGCTTCGGCCAACGGTACGATGATCTTCCGCCAGCTATACCCCAGTTCTGGGAACCCGTGTAAGAGCACCACGCATGGTCCGTCCGGATCGATCCCCGCTTCCAGGATGTGCATCCGCAACCCGTTCACACCGGGCACGAATCGCGCTCTGATCTTCGCTGACAGCGTATCTGTCTCGTATCCTGCGTCACACTCCATGACACACCCTACCGGAATTTATACGATAAGCCTTCGGCCGTTTGCCCCCTCACTCTCGTCGAAGCCGAATACGAACTCGAATCCTCATCCGAGGCCGACGACGCCGGAACGTGAGTGTTGCATAGACCCACTGCGTCGGTCACAGTGATAGTGACGGGTCGGGATTCTGTAACCTGGGAACGTATGAGGACCTCCGCTACTCTCTGTGCGGTCACTCCCGATGAGCGGTCGTACGTTCGCCCCCGACGGGGACGCCCGGGAGCTTCGGTCTCCAGCGAGTGACGATGTTCGCTCGCCCCACCATCGCGCTATGAGAACCGTTCTGCACCACCGCCACCACAGGGCTGTACGGAGCGGAGAGTGCCGTTGATACAGATGTCGTGTCGTGCTAGTGCTTATCGTCCCAGGGAGCAAGCTGTAAGAGACAGATTATCCTGTATGTGAAATCGATGAACCGATCGAACGAACGCTTCGAGGAAGCTCGAGAGGCAGGAGAAGGTGCTAATGATCCGCCAAAGAACGCAGAAGGGGAGATCCGTCCGGCAGGAGAAACGAGAAGGAGATACGCGGTCGGGGGATCGGGATCCGGAGAGTACGACCGGTGCGCTTCAGCGGACGCTCGGAAACCAGGCCGTTCAGGACCTCCTGAGAACCGGGGCGCTGCAGGGAGCGAAGGCCATCAGTCGGCCCGGCGATGCACGCGAGCGGGAGGCCGAGCGGGTGGCGGAGACCGTGATGCGCACCTCTAACCCGCTTGATTCGTCCGCATACGGAGTTCAGCCGTCGAGTGCCACGTCGCGGTCCGTGGACCGTACCACTCTGTCGGAGCACCGGATCGACGGGACAGCTACCGCTCGGGCCTCGGCCTCGGGTGGTCATCGGATCCCCGGATCCGAGCGTGCCTTCTTCGAGTCGCGGTTCGACGCCGACCTCGATGGGGTGCGGGTCCACGATGGCACGGAGGCCGCGTGCCTAGCCGGGGGGTTGAATGCGCAAGCGTTCACCCACGGACGGGAGATCTACTTCGGTGAGGGACGGTATCAGCCAGGGACGAGAGGCGGCCGGAGACTTCTCGCACACGAGTTGACGCACGTCCTCCAGAACGGGGAAACGGGCTCGATGAACTCTCCCCCGACCATCTATCGCCAACGCGAGTCCTCGGACTCGTCTTCGACAGAGGAGACGGGCGAGGACCTGGAGGCGCGGCTCGACCGGATCGAGCAGCAGTACCGAGAGATGATCCGGAAGGCCCGTGAGGACGGGTACGACGTAGCCGCGGACAACCTACAGCGGTTCCTCGAGGGTACGGGCGGCACCAAACAGCTCAACGTAGGCTGGCTGCGTGGTTTCAACGCGGTCACCAGAGCAGAGCGGACGAACCAGAGCCGGTTCGAGAAGTCGTTGGCCGATATCGCCGACGGGATGAGCGATGGCCAAACGCGCACGTTCGATGACTACTGGGATCGGCAGTTCACGGCCTCGACGTTCACGGAGCTCTACTACGCGTCCGGTACGAGTACGATCACGTCGACCGGGACGTTCACGCTGACCCGGAGCGGCGATACGACGACGATCACGGGCACAGTCGAACACCGCTGGTGGGACCCCTATGACTGGCACGCCGGACTCGTCGCGTTCGTCCCCGGATTCGGCACGATCTCCGATGACGACGCGCTGCTCCTACAGCAACACCGTGGCGCGGGACCCTTCGACATGGAGGCGACGTGGACCCAGACCGTCTCGGGAACGATCACTCACCGCGCCTGGTGGTTCGACAGTACTGACTACACGTGGCGTGGCCCCTTTCCCGAGAGCAACTGATAGGGATCATCGTAGGAGTTCGTAGTTCCTCGATCACGGTTCGAACGACACCAGTGATATCTGTGCCTGAGGGATCCGGGTGGCTACGATGATCCCTATGAAAAGGGTCACCATCGAAAAAAGCTACGACTGGGACGCGCTTCACCAGGAACTCCGGGACGTTAGCATCCGACCCGTGATCGAACACCGTGAGTTCTATCGGCCGAATATAGCGCACGACGCCGGTCACGAGGACGACGTCTATCACCGGCGGTCAGTCGTCGATGCGATCTTCTTCGCGTTGAAGCATCGGTTCGACGAGACGGTAGACACAGGAACCTGGTTTGGCCAGTTCAGAGAGTCGTCCAGAAGGCCGTCGGTAGAGATTAGAACAAGCCGTCAGCACCTCACACCGGTGATCTCACGCGTCTAAACGAGCCCCACAGCGCGGATTCGTAACCAGCGTAACCCGGAGCGAGACGACTCGCGTCGGCCTCGCCACGGATCGCTCTCGGTTCAGTTCAATCGAGGGTGACGCCGAGACCGGTCTCGTTCTCGACGTTATCGGTGACCGGACACCGCTCTTTCACGGACGTAAGCCAGGCGTCAAGGTCAGCGTCCCCCTCCGTCTCGATCGAAAGCGTCACCTCGAGTCCCTGGAGGCCTGCACGATCCTCGACCTCCTCACCTCGATAGGTCGCGTAATTCAGATCCCCCTCGACCGTTGCTTCTAATGACTCGATGTCGATGTCCATGTCGCGAGCGACCATCGTTCCGGTCGAGTTGAGACAGGCCAGGACAGATCCGAGGAAATACTCCACGGGATTTACGTCTTTTCCGACGACGAACTCCGCGTCACCAGTGTCGACGCGAGTCCGTTTTGGACTGACACGCGATGCAGTGACTTCATAGTGGGTTCGTTCAGAATCGCCCATAGACGGGTATTTCCACGTTCGGGAGAATAGATTTCGGTTTGGTTTTCTCTACGAGCACCCCGACCGGACTGCACACCTGCTACAAGAACAGTGTGGATTTGACGGCCTCCTCGCACGTGTCCGGCCGACTGACTGACGAACTCATCCTCCGGATCTCGCACGTCGTTTTTGACACGTTGTGAGTACGTCGAGTGAGCCGTACAAGAGACGTCCACGCACCGAGCCGATGACGGGCCGTCGGGAGTACTCACGGCGAGGGTCGCGGTCACTCCGGCAGTACCACGGGTTCGAACGGGCGCAGCCCGAAGTACGTCACGACGACCGCACCGAGGCCCGTCAGGAGCAGCACACCGGTGATCAGTTCGCCGACGAACGGGATCAGGCCGAGGAGCTGCGTGAGAGCCACGACCGCGACGACTCCGAGACCGGTCGCTACCCCGACGCGAGGCGTATTCAGACGCTCCCCGACGAGGTACCCCCACGCGAGGACCCCGTAGGCGGTCGTCAGCATGCCGATCAGGAGCCCGAGGATGCTCACCGGGATGAGAACCAGCGTGAACGCCATGAAGACGAACACCGACAGAAACGTCACGAAGAGAAGCCCTCCGACGGTGAGACTGACGAGCGTGTGGTCACGCGCTGCCCTCCCGACGTTCTCCAGGAGCGATCGACGTTTCTCTGCGAGCCACCCGCCCACGAGCGACAGTACCAGCGTCGTCAGGACGAGGGGCGTGTACGCGGCGAGGGGGCTGGGTTCGGCGGGCGTGAGATCGGCGGTCGTCCGCACTGCGATCGTCGCCTCCTCGGCCAGTGTCTCCGTCCCGGAGATGTGCAACAGCTCTCCCCCGATCGCTGCGCCCTCTTCGGCGACGAGCGAGCCCGACAGCTGCGTGACGTCGCCAGCCACGGTCCCCTGGATGCGCACATCGCCACCGATGACGTATATCGGGCCGGAGACCTCGGCGTCGGCCGGGACGGTGACGGTCGCGTCCCCGACGATCAACGCACCACGATGCTCCGTGACCTCGTGGTCTCCCTCCATCACGAGTTCGGCCGTCTCGACGTCGGCCCCGCCCGCCGAGATCAGCAACAGCGCGAGAATCAACAGTGGGATGAGTTCGACGTTCATGAGATCGGCTCCCCTCGGACGATCTCGGTCATACGGTGGACGTACAGCAGTACCGGCAGTGAGACGGCGAACAGGAGTGCGAGGGCGTTCACGTACGTCAGGTGGTCCAGGAGCGATAGCTCGATCCCTTCCGAGTACAACGCCAGTGCGGTGCTGGCGAACGTCGCCAGCCAGCCAGCGACTCCGACGCCGAGTGCCGTGTGTGTCCCGATCGTCTCGGGCGTCGAGAGGTCCGGCCAGAGGGCGAAGTTGAGCGTCGTGTAGAAGCTGACGGCGAGCACGTAGAACATCGGCAGTGTCAGCGGCGGCGTTCCACCGGCTCCGAAGCGGAGGTGAAAGACGTACTGGAGGTGGGTAAACGCGAAGAGGCCGAACACCCAGAGGAACAGCCACTTGCGGTCGAAGTTCGTGTACAGGACGCCCGCGGCCAGCGCTCCGACGACGTGCGTGACGGCGATGAACAGTCGGGTACTCGGGTCGGGTGATTGCCACGACGTGTAGATGTAGATCGGCGTCTCGATGATCCTGAGGAAGCCGAGGCTATCGATGAAGAAGACGCCGAACATCAATACGATCAGTCCCCAGAGCGTGAAGCTCGTCGTTCGCACGGGTGTCGGCCGGCAGAAGCGGCCAGTGCCGAACCGTTCGTGCTGGCGGGCGAGCGTGTCGACGAACGCGAACCGCTTTACGGAGAGGACGGCGAGGACGACGACGGCCGGCACCATCGCGACGCTCATCACGGTGCTGAACTCCTCGATTCGCCACTCGACCGGGTAGAGCGCCGCGACGAAAAACGACAGCCCCGCCACGACCGCCGCGACGTAGCCCCGATCCCGGATCGGGATGAAGTCGATCATGAAGCTGAACGTCACCGGGATACCGAGCCCGAGGGCCAGCGAACAGACCACGACCCAGAGGACGAACTGTTCGGGCGTGGCGACGTGCGGTGCGGCGACGGTCAGGGCCAGCTGGACGGCGATCACGAGGAGGAGCAGTCGGAACTTGACGGTGAGCTCCGTGCTCCACCCGCGTCGATCCATCAGCACGCCGCTCGCGACGGCGGCGACGAGCGTGAGGAGCGCGAGCCCACCCATCACGATCGATACCTCTTCGGGACCCATCCCGATCCGTCGCGTCCCGAGGTCGATCAAGCCCAACTGAACGAAGGTGAGGTTGTAGTAGTATCCGGCCGTGAGCGCCGACACGTAGATCAGATACCCAGTGATCGGAACCCACTGGCGGGTACGAACGAAATCGAAGAGTTTCATTGACTGCCGGTCTCCGAGTTGGATTCGCAGTAGCCTTACCTTTCGGGAGGGTGGAGGTAACACCGAGCCGGTGGCCGTAGACGGCTGTTCCGCGGCTCACTCTGTTCGCTCTTTCGATTCACTGTGGCCTTCTTCCGTCGGGCTCTCCCTCCATCGGAGAGTGCTCTCCTACGAGATCTCATCTCGGACGAGATCGCTCCGAGCGAGTCTAACCCGTATTAGAGGAGTTCACAGTCGATATCGACCGACGGGGATTCCGAGGCGCGGGTTCGGTGGGATCGAACTCCCCGGTCCGGGGAGACACCGCGCTCGGCACTGTGACTCGAAGAACGAACCGAATACGGAGGCGCTCTGAAGCGGGCGTCTTCGATGATATCACCAACAATCGGAGGAACGAGTCGCTC
This region of Halalkalicoccus sp. CGA53 genomic DNA includes:
- a CDS encoding cupin domain-containing protein; this translates as MEVTSIPSTEPQEMDGEVQESAALLREGLASEFDDTTVRSSEVTFRPGERTKFHTHDGIQLLYVTEGTGVVGNREEERTVTEGDLILFPPGEEHWHGNRDDADSSFSHLFFIVERTGTTTTVAE
- a CDS encoding MFS transporter, producing MRWQYRDTVLVLCTFAFFVTYFARVAISPVVPFITDDFTISNTQIGIALSGMWIAYGLTQYPSGVLADRFGEKRIILVSVGGTAVLSFIAGIAPLFPVLFLGLVGIGGVAGLHYTVASTLLSRTYDDIGTAIGLHSLGAPAAGLIAPIASAWIGVRYGWRPAVALVVLVAVPIFVLFLWRVNPTPPRRSEERAGVGLFVSFLWRPVIVFSALVAVIAMFVINGLISFLPTFLVEFHGYSPTLAGAVFSAYFVVRGGAQIGVGAISDRFDRDSVVSGCLLSGTVGLVLFLAGPDYLVIGAAVLLFGIGNSFFAAQEPKILDSLSEGERNAGFGVFRTVYVVGGSTGSIGVGALADLVGWHRTFVVLVVLFAVSFVLVTLNRLFKKY
- a CDS encoding alpha/beta fold hydrolase, whose translation is MECDAGYETDTLSAKIRARFVPGVNGLRMHILEAGIDPDGPCVVLLHGFPELGYSWRKIIVPLAEAGYHVVAPDQRGFGRTTGWDGSYDGDLASFRMVNRVRDVLGLVDALGRESVAGVIGHDSGAHVAAWCSLLRPDVFRTTVLMSAPFGGPPELSSGVETDIEEMNEELGRLPRPRKHYQWYYSTRTANHDMSNCPQGVHDFLRAYFHYKSADWEGNDPRPLQSWTADQLANLPTYYVMDRHRGMAETVAPYMPSEKQIRSCRWLTDEELRVYSSEYGRTGFQGGLQWYRCRTDLRYQRDLQVFGDRTLDVPSAFIAGRRDWGVYQKPGTVERMQDSVCTDMRRCTLVEGAGHWVQQEAPERVTELLCEFLDGVRESTRS
- a CDS encoding eCIS core domain-containing protein; amino-acid sequence: MIRQRTQKGRSVRQEKREGDTRSGDRDPESTTGALQRTLGNQAVQDLLRTGALQGAKAISRPGDAREREAERVAETVMRTSNPLDSSAYGVQPSSATSRSVDRTTLSEHRIDGTATARASASGGHRIPGSERAFFESRFDADLDGVRVHDGTEAACLAGGLNAQAFTHGREIYFGEGRYQPGTRGGRRLLAHELTHVLQNGETGSMNSPPTIYRQRESSDSSSTEETGEDLEARLDRIEQQYREMIRKAREDGYDVAADNLQRFLEGTGGTKQLNVGWLRGFNAVTRAERTNQSRFEKSLADIADGMSDGQTRTFDDYWDRQFTASTFTELYYASGTSTITSTGTFTLTRSGDTTTITGTVEHRWWDPYDWHAGLVAFVPGFGTISDDDALLLQQHRGAGPFDMEATWTQTVSGTITHRAWWFDSTDYTWRGPFPESN
- a CDS encoding OsmC family protein encodes the protein MGDSERTHYEVTASRVSPKRTRVDTGDAEFVVGKDVNPVEYFLGSVLACLNSTGTMVARDMDIDIESLEATVEGDLNYATYRGEEVEDRAGLQGLEVTLSIETEGDADLDAWLTSVKERCPVTDNVENETGLGVTLD
- a CDS encoding bactofilin family protein → MNVELIPLLILALLLISAGGADVETAELVMEGDHEVTEHRGALIVGDATVTVPADAEVSGPIYVIGGDVRIQGTVAGDVTQLSGSLVAEEGAAIGGELLHISGTETLAEEATIAVRTTADLTPAEPSPLAAYTPLVLTTLVLSLVGGWLAEKRRSLLENVGRAARDHTLVSLTVGGLLFVTFLSVFVFMAFTLVLIPVSILGLLIGMLTTAYGVLAWGYLVGERLNTPRVGVATGLGVVAVVALTQLLGLIPFVGELITGVLLLTGLGAVVVTYFGLRPFEPVVLPE
- a CDS encoding MFS transporter, coding for MKLFDFVRTRQWVPITGYLIYVSALTAGYYYNLTFVQLGLIDLGTRRIGMGPEEVSIVMGGLALLTLVAAVASGVLMDRRGWSTELTVKFRLLLLVIAVQLALTVAAPHVATPEQFVLWVVVCSLALGLGIPVTFSFMIDFIPIRDRGYVAAVVAGLSFFVAALYPVEWRIEEFSTVMSVAMVPAVVVLAVLSVKRFAFVDTLARQHERFGTGRFCRPTPVRTTSFTLWGLIVLMFGVFFIDSLGFLRIIETPIYIYTSWQSPDPSTRLFIAVTHVVGALAAGVLYTNFDRKWLFLWVFGLFAFTHLQYVFHLRFGAGGTPPLTLPMFYVLAVSFYTTLNFALWPDLSTPETIGTHTALGVGVAGWLATFASTALALYSEGIELSLLDHLTYVNALALLFAVSLPVLLYVHRMTEIVRGEPIS